From the Dehalobacter sp. genome, one window contains:
- a CDS encoding FAD-dependent thymidylate synthase — protein sequence MKITNFEHTGLDRVAAWIKRSHLSGISATELKKVLKTANIFFVAEGINRVQSMLLCELKASYVQQSQRYVALDQDAFAFPDLPPEDCHRALELGQQALDLYTRMCALKEGGFKGRPKPEHYLYAIPIEDARYILPLAAKTNLSVSMSGDKLWEFFLLFNDRKYEGIFETLKNELEAFLPAELRVLFSDDYDSTAELTIIEDFYRTDLARINPEDDLILLSSCQDLDIKAGLGALTSTQSRASSEVLLSWGEEAPVKAKEIVQRVLGYGHESIAEQVRTTFGMMCSLVTYHQQVRHRLPEMFREDFSNLFSDTERPVIVPDSIRDSPFLEEFLNLTEAYRTFSREIYQKLGLGKAMPFILNCQLLKMIMSTNARIDNQMLSERTCLNAQWEIRKLAVKKLKILRELSGVLYEKALPPCLVSKCHEGKMTCGKQQEVRDLFCFRQK from the coding sequence ATGAAGATCACGAACTTTGAACATACCGGACTGGACCGAGTCGCAGCCTGGATTAAACGGAGTCATTTAAGCGGGATATCCGCCACGGAACTAAAGAAAGTTCTGAAAACGGCCAATATATTCTTTGTTGCCGAAGGTATCAACCGGGTTCAGAGCATGCTGCTCTGTGAGCTGAAAGCATCCTATGTCCAACAAAGTCAAAGATATGTGGCGCTTGATCAGGACGCGTTTGCTTTTCCTGACCTACCGCCTGAAGATTGCCACAGAGCCTTGGAGCTCGGGCAGCAAGCATTGGATCTGTATACCAGAATGTGTGCACTGAAGGAAGGCGGGTTTAAAGGGAGACCTAAGCCTGAGCATTACCTTTACGCGATTCCGATTGAAGATGCCCGCTATATACTGCCGCTCGCGGCAAAGACGAATCTATCCGTTTCGATGTCCGGGGACAAACTATGGGAGTTCTTTCTTTTATTCAATGACAGGAAATATGAAGGGATATTCGAGACCCTGAAAAATGAGCTGGAAGCCTTCCTTCCGGCTGAATTACGCGTGCTGTTCTCCGATGACTATGACAGTACGGCAGAATTAACAATCATTGAGGACTTCTATCGGACAGATTTGGCGAGAATTAATCCCGAAGATGACCTCATCTTATTATCCAGTTGTCAGGATTTGGACATTAAGGCTGGTCTGGGCGCTCTGACCAGCACCCAAAGCAGGGCGTCTTCCGAGGTTTTGCTGTCCTGGGGGGAGGAAGCTCCAGTTAAGGCGAAAGAAATTGTCCAGAGAGTGCTTGGTTACGGTCATGAAAGTATTGCCGAACAGGTCCGGACCACTTTTGGGATGATGTGTTCCTTGGTGACGTATCACCAGCAGGTCCGTCATCGTCTGCCGGAAATGTTCCGGGAAGACTTCAGTAACCTTTTCAGCGATACAGAAAGACCGGTAATCGTTCCGGACAGCATTCGCGATTCTCCGTTTTTGGAGGAGTTCTTAAATCTGACGGAAGCCTATCGGACATTTTCCAGGGAGATTTATCAAAAATTGGGGCTGGGCAAAGCTATGCCGTTTATCCTGAACTGCCAGCTTTTAAAAATGATTATGTCCACAAATGCGAGGATAGACAATCAGATGCTCTCGGAAAGGACCTGCCTAAACGCCCAGTGGGAAATCAGAAAGCTCGCTGTCAAGAAACTGAAGATCCTCAGAGAATTATCCGGTGTACTCTATGAAAAAGCACTGCCGCCCTGTCTGGTCAGCAAATGCCATGAAGGGAAGATGACCTGCGGCAAACAGCAGGAAGTAAGAGATCTGTTCTGTTTCAGGCAAAAGTAA